In Salvelinus alpinus chromosome 20, SLU_Salpinus.1, whole genome shotgun sequence, a genomic segment contains:
- the LOC139546955 gene encoding rac GTPase-activating protein 1 isoform X1 yields the protein MGFYLAPRKHVQLTPCVLPESIMGEAFIRELLSLCLQRIAVEENAMNNTELEFIEVVNNYDATRKKWLHTELELKRHKALLLKSDIAQAALEVKLKHCRNQVDVEIKKRYKAEADFQYLQRQMQLMCDILVHDSKSNACLNDEQRSLLANFNHRGANVTQHKSKRLSVIDESSFLSHSDISYDRTDDDMDLDVTAVKPLKSRAREKRRSSMGPTVGAHAGKRGRVGGRSDDLLERRPIEKEVETTIVTASVTTPESGGQIHMVIDITQETPEKPPRTYLKEHQISSVGEQTSVWTPNDETAVDHETTVEPETTMEPDTMTEMESTTEPRFNQVFTPTVSKTLRHYFLSKTVIRPETCVPCGKRIRFGKMAVKCRDCRVVAHPECKPKCLESCSASCGAHGSEDTLESFAPPTQPRIPQIIVQCVNEIEKRGLEEKGIYRVPGGERMVKALRERYINGKRPLMLSRVGEIHVVCGLLKDFLRKLKEPLITFRLHRTFMEACGPSLMGCVSITEIPDDDNSAAIMYRAIGDLPKPNRDTLAFLMLHLQRVMQSPLCQMDKNNLSRVFGPTIVGHGMAEPSPMTIMRDTNIQPMVIGRMLSFPAEYWKRLIMVARDQVISSVVDANINSESHSTDRDRLFKPLTSPELSKYPKTPTSGSLKGRMKNAFNNTNRAKTDPGKNKFFTSPN from the exons ATGGGCTTTTATTTGGCTCCCCGAAAGCATGTTCAATTGACACCCTGCGTCCTACCTGAAAG TATAATGGGCGAAGCCTTTATCAGGGAACTTCTCTCTCTGTGCCTTCAACGGATTGCTGTGGAGGAAAATGCAATGAACAACACTGAACTTG AGTTTATTGAGGTAGTGAATAACTATGATGCCACAAGGAAGAAATGGCTACATACAGAGCTGGAGTTGAAGAGGCACAAGGCGCTACTGTTGAAGTCCGACATAGCCCAGGCTGCCCTGGAGGTCAAACTAAAACACTGTCGCAACCAGGTCGATGTGGAGATTAAGAAGCGCTATAAGGCTGAGGCAGACTTTCAGTACCTG CAGCGGCAGATGCAACTGATGTGTGACATACTGGTCCACGACAGCAAGTCCAATGCGTGTCTGAATGATGAGCAGAGATCTCTGCTGGCCAACTTCAACCACAGGGGAGCCAACGTCACCCAGCACAAGAGCAAACG ATTATCTGTCATCGATGAGTCTTCATTCCTGTCTCACTCTGATATTAGTTATGATAGAACTGATGATGACATG GACCTGGATGTGACAGCTGTGAAACCACTTAAGTCGAGAGCAAGGGAAAAAAGG CGCTCCTCCATGGGACCGACTGTAGGTGCGCACGcagggaagaggggaagagtAGGTGGCCGATCAGACGATCTCCTTGAAAGAAGACCAATTGAAAAG GAAGTTGAGACTACGATTGTGACCGCGTCCGTCACAACCCCAGAGAGCGGAGGTCAAATTCACATGGTGATCGACATCACCCAGGAAACACCTGAGAAACCACCCAGGACTTACCTGAAGGAGCACCAGATTTCATCTGTTGGCG AGCAAACGTCCGTGTGGACTCCCAATGATGAAACCGCTGTTGATCATGAAACTACCGTGGAGCCTGAAACTACCATGGAGCCTGACACCATGACAGAAATGGAGTCCACCACAGAGCCTAGATTTAACCAGGTGTTCACTCCCACTGTTAGCAAAACTTTGAGACACTACTTCCTGTCTAAAACG GTGATTCGTCCAGAAACGTGTGTTCCATGTGGGAAGAGGATCCGGTTTGGGAAGATGGCTGTGAAGTGCAGGGACTGCCGTGTGGTAGCGCATCCCGAATGTAAACCGAAGTGCCTGGAAAGCTGCTCTGCCTCATGTGGAGCTCATGGGTCTGAG GACACGTTAGAGAGCTTTGCCCCACCTACCCAGCCTAGGATCCCTCAGATTATTGTTCAGTGCGTGAATGAAATTGAGAAAAGAGGATTAGAGGAG AAAGGCATCTACCGTGTTCCTGGGGGTGAGCGTATGGTGAAGGCGCTGAGGGAGAGATATATTAATGGGAAAAGGCCGCTCATGCTCAGTAGAGTGGGTGAGATCCACGTTGTCTGTGGACTTCTCAAGGACTTCCTGAGGAAACTGAAGGAGCCTCTCATCACCTTCAGGCTGCATAGAACCTTCATGGAGGCCTGTG GGCCTTCGCTGATGGGATGTGTATCAATTACAGAGATTCCAGATGATGACAACAGCGCAGCAATAATGTACCGGGCCATAGGGGATCTACCTAAGCCCAACAGAGACACACTGGCTTTCCTCATGCTTCATCTGCAGAG AGTCATGCAGAGCCCCCTCTGTCAGATGGACAAGAACAATTTGTCCAGAGTGTTTGGACCAACCATTGTTGGACATGGAATGGCAGAGCCCTCCCCAATGACCATTATGAGGGACACAAACATTCAGCCAATG GTCATAGGCAGAATGCTGTCGTTCCCTGCTGAGTACTGGAAACGCCTCATCATGGTGGCGAGGGACCAAGTTATATCATCAGTTGTCGACGCCAACATCAATAGCGAGAGCCATAGTACAGACAGAG ATCGTCTGTTTAAACCGCTGACTTCCCCAGAGCTGAGTAAATACCCCAAGACTCCAACCAGTGGTTCCCTGAAGGGCAGAATGAAGAATGCCTTCAACAATAC TAACAGGGCAAAGACTGACCCGGGCAAAAATAAGTTCTTCACATCCCCCAACTGA
- the LOC139546956 gene encoding mannose-1-phosphate guanylyltransferase regulatory subunit alpha-A isoform X2 codes for MLKAVILIGGPQKGTRFRPLSFEVPKPLFPVAGVPMLQHHIEACAKVPNMKEILLIGFYQPNEELTRFICSAQQEFKISIRYLQEYAALGTGGGIYHFRDQILSGGPEAFFIMNADVCSEFPLPEMLNFQKEHGEPSSFVILGTTANRKQSMNYGCIVENQQTNEVLHYVEKPSTFVSDIINCGIYLFTPEIFQHIGAVFQKNQQDMLLDEQTNGNGWHRAEAIRLEQDIFTALAGLGKLYVYKTPAFWSQIKSAGSAIYASRLYLNQYHKTHPERLATTEDGGPRITGNVYIHPTANIDTTAVLGPNVSIGTGVTIGAGVRVRESIILHGATLQDHSCVLNCIVGWDSTIGKWARVEGTPSDPNPNDPYAKIDSETLFRDGKLTPSITILGCNVTIPSEVIILNSIVLPHKDLNRSFKNQIIL; via the exons ATGCTGAAGGCTGTGATTCTCATTGGAGGCCCGCAGAAAG GGACACGGTTTCGACCGTTGTCATTTGAGGTCCCAAAACCCTTGTTTCCAGTTGCTGGTGTGCCCATGCTACAGCATCACATTGAAGCATGTGCCAAG GTGCCAAATATGAAGGAGATTTTGCTTATTGGCTTTTACCAGCCAAATGAAGAACTTACCAGATTCATTTGTAGCGCACAGCAGGAATTCAAAATCTCAATCAG GTATTTGCAGGAGTATGCTGCTTTGGGCACTGGGGGTGGAATCTACCACTTCAGAGATCAGATTCTATCTGGTGGCCCAGAGGCATTCTTCATCATGAATGCTGACGTGTGCTCTGAGTTTCCTCTACCAGAGATGCTCAACTTCCAGAAAGAACACGGAGAGCCAAGCAGTTTCGTCATCCTGGGGACAACT GCAAACAGAAAGCAGTCCATGAATTATGGCTGTATTGTGGAAAACCAGCAAACAAATGAG GTTTTACATTATGTGGAGAAGCCTAGCACTTTTGTTAGTGACATCATCAACTGTGGAATCTACCTGTTTACCCCAGAGATCTTCCAACACATTGGGGCAGTCTTCCAGAAGAACCAGCAGGACATGCTGTT AGATGAGCAGACCAATGGCAACGGCTGGCATCGGGCTGAGGCCATTCGGTTAGAACAGGACATTTTCACAGCCCTGGCTGGGCTGGGCAAGCTCTATGTCTACAAAACACCTGCCTTCTGGAGCCAGATCAAATCTGCAGG GTCTGCAATATACGCCAGTCGGTTGTACCTTAACCAGTACCATAAAACACATCCTGAAAGACTGGCTACAACTGAGGATGGAGGGCCTAGAATAACTG GAAATGTTTACATTCACCCAACAGCCAACATTGACACTACGGCGGTG TTAGGTCCCAACGTCTCCATAGGCACAGGAGTGACCATCGGGGCTGGGGTGCGTGTGAGAGAGTCCATCATCCTCCACGGGGCTACCCTACAG GATCACAGTTGTGTGTTGAACTGTATAGTGGGGTGGGACAGCACTATTGGCAAGTGGGCCAGAGTTGAAGGAACTCCCAGTGACCCAAATCCAAATGACCCCTATGCAAAAATAGACAGTGAAACACTCTTCAGAGATGGAAAACTCACACCATCAATCACCATTCTTG GTTGTAATGTGACTATCCCATCTGAGGTGATCATACTCAACTCAATTGTTCTGCCACACAAAGACCTCAACAGGAGCTTCAAAAACCAAATTATACTGTAG
- the pnkd gene encoding probable hydrolase PNKD isoform X1 — translation MLHRPRNMAPPDWSVTLIATASFCSVLCLCLRFRRTGRTIWKSFFGKIMARTDKPLFRIAYTLYTRTKLGYMYYKRQMRKAREQFPTGHSRAQPMEFNGIKIMPISVLSDNYSYLVIDVASSVAVVVDPADPQTVQAVLEEEGVMLEAILCTHKHWDHSGGNKGLKKLYSSCRVYGNATDNIPGLTHPLTDKDSIDVGRMHFKALFTPGHTVGHMIYLLDGRTIGAPSSLFSGDLVFLSGCGRMFEGSALTMLSSLDTVGSLSDETLLWPGHEYAEDNLMFAAEVEPHNAARENKYQWVLQQRGQKLCTSPSTIGEEKEYNPFLRIHSSELHQALGLQQDQDEDWTLFRARVLEELRRRKDIYKGR, via the exons ATGTTGCACCGCCCACGCAATATGGCGCCTCCTGACTGGTCGGTAACCCTCATTGCAACTGCATCATTTTGCAGTGTGTTATGTTTATGTCTTCGGTTTAGGCGCACAGGACGTACCATTTGGAAAAGCTTTTTTGGTAAAATAATGGCACGCACAGACAAACCCCTGTTTCGGATCGC GTATACATTGTACACAAGAACCAAACTTGGTTATATGTACTACAAGAGGCAGATGAGGAAGGCACGCGAGCAGTTCCCGACTGGACATTCCAGAGCACAGCCCATGGAATTTAATG GTATTAAAATCATGCCCATTTCAGTACTGTCTGATAACTACAGCTACCTTGTCATTGACGTGGCCTCGAGCGTTGCGGTGGTGGTAGACCCTGCAGACCCACAGACAGTTCAG GCAGTCCTTGAGGAAGAAGGGGTGATGTTAGAAGCGATCctctgcacacacaaacactg GGACCACAGTGGGGGGAACAAAGGACTTAAAAAACTGTACAGCTCATGTCGTGTTTATGGAAATGCAACTGATAACATTCCTGGCCTCACACA CCCACTGACAGACAAAGACTCCATAGACGTGGGCCGTATGCACTTCAAGGCACTGTtcacacctggacacacagtgGGTCATATGATCTACCTCCTGGATGGTCGTACCATAGGAGCCCCCTCCAGCCTGTTCTCAGGTGACCTGGTGTTCCTCTCTGGATGCG GGAGGATGTTTGAAGGCAGTGCCTTAACTATGCTGTCATCACTAGACACGGTCGGCTCCTTAAGTGATGAAACCCTCTTATGGCCTG GCCATGAGTATGCAGAGGACAACCTGATGTTTGCTGCCGAGGTGGAGCCCCACAACGCTGCCAGGGAAAACAAATATCAGTGGGTCCTACAACAGAGAGGTCAAAAGCTGTGTACG AGTCCCTCCACCATTGGAGAGGAAAAGGAGTACAACCCATTCCTGCGCATCCACTCCTCTGAGCTGCACCAGGCTTTGGGCCTCCAGCAGGACCAGGATGAGGACTGGACACTGTTCCGGGCTCGGGTCTTGGAGGAGCTGCGAAGGCGCAAGGATATTTACAAGGGCAGATAG
- the LOC139546955 gene encoding rac GTPase-activating protein 1 isoform X3 gives MGEAFIRELLSLCLQRIAVEENAMNNTELEFIEVVNNYDATRKKWLHTELELKRHKALLLKSDIAQAALEVKLKHCRNQVDVEIKKRYKAEADFQYLQRQMQLMCDILVHDSKSNACLNDEQRSLLANFNHRGANVTQHKSKRLSVIDESSFLSHSDISYDRTDDDMDLDVTAVKPLKSRAREKRRSSMGPTVGAHAGKRGRVGGRSDDLLERRPIEKEVETTIVTASVTTPESGGQIHMVIDITQETPEKPPRTYLKEHQISSVGEQTSVWTPNDETAVDHETTVEPETTMEPDTMTEMESTTEPRFNQVFTPTVSKTLRHYFLSKTVIRPETCVPCGKRIRFGKMAVKCRDCRVVAHPECKPKCLESCSASCGAHGSEDTLESFAPPTQPRIPQIIVQCVNEIEKRGLEEKGIYRVPGGERMVKALRERYINGKRPLMLSRVGEIHVVCGLLKDFLRKLKEPLITFRLHRTFMEACGPSLMGCVSITEIPDDDNSAAIMYRAIGDLPKPNRDTLAFLMLHLQRVMQSPLCQMDKNNLSRVFGPTIVGHGMAEPSPMTIMRDTNIQPMVIGRMLSFPAEYWKRLIMVARDQVISSVVDANINSESHSTDRDRLFKPLTSPELSKYPKTPTSGSLKGRMKNAFNNTNRAKTDPGKNKFFTSPN, from the exons ATGGGCGAAGCCTTTATCAGGGAACTTCTCTCTCTGTGCCTTCAACGGATTGCTGTGGAGGAAAATGCAATGAACAACACTGAACTTG AGTTTATTGAGGTAGTGAATAACTATGATGCCACAAGGAAGAAATGGCTACATACAGAGCTGGAGTTGAAGAGGCACAAGGCGCTACTGTTGAAGTCCGACATAGCCCAGGCTGCCCTGGAGGTCAAACTAAAACACTGTCGCAACCAGGTCGATGTGGAGATTAAGAAGCGCTATAAGGCTGAGGCAGACTTTCAGTACCTG CAGCGGCAGATGCAACTGATGTGTGACATACTGGTCCACGACAGCAAGTCCAATGCGTGTCTGAATGATGAGCAGAGATCTCTGCTGGCCAACTTCAACCACAGGGGAGCCAACGTCACCCAGCACAAGAGCAAACG ATTATCTGTCATCGATGAGTCTTCATTCCTGTCTCACTCTGATATTAGTTATGATAGAACTGATGATGACATG GACCTGGATGTGACAGCTGTGAAACCACTTAAGTCGAGAGCAAGGGAAAAAAGG CGCTCCTCCATGGGACCGACTGTAGGTGCGCACGcagggaagaggggaagagtAGGTGGCCGATCAGACGATCTCCTTGAAAGAAGACCAATTGAAAAG GAAGTTGAGACTACGATTGTGACCGCGTCCGTCACAACCCCAGAGAGCGGAGGTCAAATTCACATGGTGATCGACATCACCCAGGAAACACCTGAGAAACCACCCAGGACTTACCTGAAGGAGCACCAGATTTCATCTGTTGGCG AGCAAACGTCCGTGTGGACTCCCAATGATGAAACCGCTGTTGATCATGAAACTACCGTGGAGCCTGAAACTACCATGGAGCCTGACACCATGACAGAAATGGAGTCCACCACAGAGCCTAGATTTAACCAGGTGTTCACTCCCACTGTTAGCAAAACTTTGAGACACTACTTCCTGTCTAAAACG GTGATTCGTCCAGAAACGTGTGTTCCATGTGGGAAGAGGATCCGGTTTGGGAAGATGGCTGTGAAGTGCAGGGACTGCCGTGTGGTAGCGCATCCCGAATGTAAACCGAAGTGCCTGGAAAGCTGCTCTGCCTCATGTGGAGCTCATGGGTCTGAG GACACGTTAGAGAGCTTTGCCCCACCTACCCAGCCTAGGATCCCTCAGATTATTGTTCAGTGCGTGAATGAAATTGAGAAAAGAGGATTAGAGGAG AAAGGCATCTACCGTGTTCCTGGGGGTGAGCGTATGGTGAAGGCGCTGAGGGAGAGATATATTAATGGGAAAAGGCCGCTCATGCTCAGTAGAGTGGGTGAGATCCACGTTGTCTGTGGACTTCTCAAGGACTTCCTGAGGAAACTGAAGGAGCCTCTCATCACCTTCAGGCTGCATAGAACCTTCATGGAGGCCTGTG GGCCTTCGCTGATGGGATGTGTATCAATTACAGAGATTCCAGATGATGACAACAGCGCAGCAATAATGTACCGGGCCATAGGGGATCTACCTAAGCCCAACAGAGACACACTGGCTTTCCTCATGCTTCATCTGCAGAG AGTCATGCAGAGCCCCCTCTGTCAGATGGACAAGAACAATTTGTCCAGAGTGTTTGGACCAACCATTGTTGGACATGGAATGGCAGAGCCCTCCCCAATGACCATTATGAGGGACACAAACATTCAGCCAATG GTCATAGGCAGAATGCTGTCGTTCCCTGCTGAGTACTGGAAACGCCTCATCATGGTGGCGAGGGACCAAGTTATATCATCAGTTGTCGACGCCAACATCAATAGCGAGAGCCATAGTACAGACAGAG ATCGTCTGTTTAAACCGCTGACTTCCCCAGAGCTGAGTAAATACCCCAAGACTCCAACCAGTGGTTCCCTGAAGGGCAGAATGAAGAATGCCTTCAACAATAC TAACAGGGCAAAGACTGACCCGGGCAAAAATAAGTTCTTCACATCCCCCAACTGA
- the LOC139546955 gene encoding rac GTPase-activating protein 1 isoform X2 — protein MGFYLAPRKHVQLTPCVLPESIMGEAFIRELLSLCLQRIAVEENAMNNTELEFIEVVNNYDATRKKWLHTELELKRHKALLLKSDIAQAALEVKLKHCRNQVDVEIKKRYKAEADFQYLQRQMQLMCDILVHDSKSNACLNDEQRSLLANFNHRGANVTQHKSKRLSVIDESSFLSHSDISYDRTDDDMDLDVTAVKPLKSRAREKRRSSMGPTVGAHAGKRGRVGGRSDDLLERRPIEKEVETTIVTASVTTPESGGQIHMVIDITQETPEKPPRTYLKEHQISSVGEQTSVWTPNDETAVDHETTVEPETTMEPDTMTEMESTTEPRFNQVFTPTVSKTLRHYFLSKTVIRPETCVPCGKRIRFGKMAVKCRDCRVVAHPECKPKCLESCSASCGAHGSEDTLESFAPPTQPRIPQIIVQCVNEIEKRGLEEKGIYRVPGGERMVKALRERYINGKRPLMLSRVGEIHVVCGLLKDFLRKLKEPLITFRLHRTFMEACEIPDDDNSAAIMYRAIGDLPKPNRDTLAFLMLHLQRVMQSPLCQMDKNNLSRVFGPTIVGHGMAEPSPMTIMRDTNIQPMVIGRMLSFPAEYWKRLIMVARDQVISSVVDANINSESHSTDRDRLFKPLTSPELSKYPKTPTSGSLKGRMKNAFNNTNRAKTDPGKNKFFTSPN, from the exons ATGGGCTTTTATTTGGCTCCCCGAAAGCATGTTCAATTGACACCCTGCGTCCTACCTGAAAG TATAATGGGCGAAGCCTTTATCAGGGAACTTCTCTCTCTGTGCCTTCAACGGATTGCTGTGGAGGAAAATGCAATGAACAACACTGAACTTG AGTTTATTGAGGTAGTGAATAACTATGATGCCACAAGGAAGAAATGGCTACATACAGAGCTGGAGTTGAAGAGGCACAAGGCGCTACTGTTGAAGTCCGACATAGCCCAGGCTGCCCTGGAGGTCAAACTAAAACACTGTCGCAACCAGGTCGATGTGGAGATTAAGAAGCGCTATAAGGCTGAGGCAGACTTTCAGTACCTG CAGCGGCAGATGCAACTGATGTGTGACATACTGGTCCACGACAGCAAGTCCAATGCGTGTCTGAATGATGAGCAGAGATCTCTGCTGGCCAACTTCAACCACAGGGGAGCCAACGTCACCCAGCACAAGAGCAAACG ATTATCTGTCATCGATGAGTCTTCATTCCTGTCTCACTCTGATATTAGTTATGATAGAACTGATGATGACATG GACCTGGATGTGACAGCTGTGAAACCACTTAAGTCGAGAGCAAGGGAAAAAAGG CGCTCCTCCATGGGACCGACTGTAGGTGCGCACGcagggaagaggggaagagtAGGTGGCCGATCAGACGATCTCCTTGAAAGAAGACCAATTGAAAAG GAAGTTGAGACTACGATTGTGACCGCGTCCGTCACAACCCCAGAGAGCGGAGGTCAAATTCACATGGTGATCGACATCACCCAGGAAACACCTGAGAAACCACCCAGGACTTACCTGAAGGAGCACCAGATTTCATCTGTTGGCG AGCAAACGTCCGTGTGGACTCCCAATGATGAAACCGCTGTTGATCATGAAACTACCGTGGAGCCTGAAACTACCATGGAGCCTGACACCATGACAGAAATGGAGTCCACCACAGAGCCTAGATTTAACCAGGTGTTCACTCCCACTGTTAGCAAAACTTTGAGACACTACTTCCTGTCTAAAACG GTGATTCGTCCAGAAACGTGTGTTCCATGTGGGAAGAGGATCCGGTTTGGGAAGATGGCTGTGAAGTGCAGGGACTGCCGTGTGGTAGCGCATCCCGAATGTAAACCGAAGTGCCTGGAAAGCTGCTCTGCCTCATGTGGAGCTCATGGGTCTGAG GACACGTTAGAGAGCTTTGCCCCACCTACCCAGCCTAGGATCCCTCAGATTATTGTTCAGTGCGTGAATGAAATTGAGAAAAGAGGATTAGAGGAG AAAGGCATCTACCGTGTTCCTGGGGGTGAGCGTATGGTGAAGGCGCTGAGGGAGAGATATATTAATGGGAAAAGGCCGCTCATGCTCAGTAGAGTGGGTGAGATCCACGTTGTCTGTGGACTTCTCAAGGACTTCCTGAGGAAACTGAAGGAGCCTCTCATCACCTTCAGGCTGCATAGAACCTTCATGGAGGCCTGTG AGATTCCAGATGATGACAACAGCGCAGCAATAATGTACCGGGCCATAGGGGATCTACCTAAGCCCAACAGAGACACACTGGCTTTCCTCATGCTTCATCTGCAGAG AGTCATGCAGAGCCCCCTCTGTCAGATGGACAAGAACAATTTGTCCAGAGTGTTTGGACCAACCATTGTTGGACATGGAATGGCAGAGCCCTCCCCAATGACCATTATGAGGGACACAAACATTCAGCCAATG GTCATAGGCAGAATGCTGTCGTTCCCTGCTGAGTACTGGAAACGCCTCATCATGGTGGCGAGGGACCAAGTTATATCATCAGTTGTCGACGCCAACATCAATAGCGAGAGCCATAGTACAGACAGAG ATCGTCTGTTTAAACCGCTGACTTCCCCAGAGCTGAGTAAATACCCCAAGACTCCAACCAGTGGTTCCCTGAAGGGCAGAATGAAGAATGCCTTCAACAATAC TAACAGGGCAAAGACTGACCCGGGCAAAAATAAGTTCTTCACATCCCCCAACTGA
- the LOC139546956 gene encoding mannose-1-phosphate guanylyltransferase regulatory subunit alpha-A isoform X1: MLKAVILIGGPQKGTRFRPLSFEVPKPLFPVAGVPMLQHHIEACAKVPNMKEILLIGFYQPNEELTRFICSAQQEFKISIRYLQEYAALGTGGGIYHFRDQILSGGPEAFFIMNADVCSEFPLPEMLNFQKEHGEPSSFVILGTTANRKQSMNYGCIVENQQTNEVLHYVEKPSTFVSDIINCGIYLFTPEIFQHIGAVFQKNQQDMLLYPYEGDEQTNGNGWHRAEAIRLEQDIFTALAGLGKLYVYKTPAFWSQIKSAGSAIYASRLYLNQYHKTHPERLATTEDGGPRITGNVYIHPTANIDTTAVLGPNVSIGTGVTIGAGVRVRESIILHGATLQDHSCVLNCIVGWDSTIGKWARVEGTPSDPNPNDPYAKIDSETLFRDGKLTPSITILGCNVTIPSEVIILNSIVLPHKDLNRSFKNQIIL, from the exons ATGCTGAAGGCTGTGATTCTCATTGGAGGCCCGCAGAAAG GGACACGGTTTCGACCGTTGTCATTTGAGGTCCCAAAACCCTTGTTTCCAGTTGCTGGTGTGCCCATGCTACAGCATCACATTGAAGCATGTGCCAAG GTGCCAAATATGAAGGAGATTTTGCTTATTGGCTTTTACCAGCCAAATGAAGAACTTACCAGATTCATTTGTAGCGCACAGCAGGAATTCAAAATCTCAATCAG GTATTTGCAGGAGTATGCTGCTTTGGGCACTGGGGGTGGAATCTACCACTTCAGAGATCAGATTCTATCTGGTGGCCCAGAGGCATTCTTCATCATGAATGCTGACGTGTGCTCTGAGTTTCCTCTACCAGAGATGCTCAACTTCCAGAAAGAACACGGAGAGCCAAGCAGTTTCGTCATCCTGGGGACAACT GCAAACAGAAAGCAGTCCATGAATTATGGCTGTATTGTGGAAAACCAGCAAACAAATGAG GTTTTACATTATGTGGAGAAGCCTAGCACTTTTGTTAGTGACATCATCAACTGTGGAATCTACCTGTTTACCCCAGAGATCTTCCAACACATTGGGGCAGTCTTCCAGAAGAACCAGCAGGACATGCTGTT ATATCCATATGAGGG AGATGAGCAGACCAATGGCAACGGCTGGCATCGGGCTGAGGCCATTCGGTTAGAACAGGACATTTTCACAGCCCTGGCTGGGCTGGGCAAGCTCTATGTCTACAAAACACCTGCCTTCTGGAGCCAGATCAAATCTGCAGG GTCTGCAATATACGCCAGTCGGTTGTACCTTAACCAGTACCATAAAACACATCCTGAAAGACTGGCTACAACTGAGGATGGAGGGCCTAGAATAACTG GAAATGTTTACATTCACCCAACAGCCAACATTGACACTACGGCGGTG TTAGGTCCCAACGTCTCCATAGGCACAGGAGTGACCATCGGGGCTGGGGTGCGTGTGAGAGAGTCCATCATCCTCCACGGGGCTACCCTACAG GATCACAGTTGTGTGTTGAACTGTATAGTGGGGTGGGACAGCACTATTGGCAAGTGGGCCAGAGTTGAAGGAACTCCCAGTGACCCAAATCCAAATGACCCCTATGCAAAAATAGACAGTGAAACACTCTTCAGAGATGGAAAACTCACACCATCAATCACCATTCTTG GTTGTAATGTGACTATCCCATCTGAGGTGATCATACTCAACTCAATTGTTCTGCCACACAAAGACCTCAACAGGAGCTTCAAAAACCAAATTATACTGTAG
- the pnkd gene encoding probable hydrolase PNKD isoform X2 has translation MLHRPRNMAPPDWSVTLIATASFCSVLCLCLRFRRTGRTIWKSFFGKIMARTDKPLFRIAYTLYTRTKLGYMYYKRQMRKAREQFPTGHSRAQPMEFNGIKIMPISVLSDNYSYLVIDVASSVAVVVDPADPQTVQAVLEEEGVMLEAILCTHKHCPLTDKDSIDVGRMHFKALFTPGHTVGHMIYLLDGRTIGAPSSLFSGDLVFLSGCGRMFEGSALTMLSSLDTVGSLSDETLLWPGHEYAEDNLMFAAEVEPHNAARENKYQWVLQQRGQKLCTSPSTIGEEKEYNPFLRIHSSELHQALGLQQDQDEDWTLFRARVLEELRRRKDIYKGR, from the exons ATGTTGCACCGCCCACGCAATATGGCGCCTCCTGACTGGTCGGTAACCCTCATTGCAACTGCATCATTTTGCAGTGTGTTATGTTTATGTCTTCGGTTTAGGCGCACAGGACGTACCATTTGGAAAAGCTTTTTTGGTAAAATAATGGCACGCACAGACAAACCCCTGTTTCGGATCGC GTATACATTGTACACAAGAACCAAACTTGGTTATATGTACTACAAGAGGCAGATGAGGAAGGCACGCGAGCAGTTCCCGACTGGACATTCCAGAGCACAGCCCATGGAATTTAATG GTATTAAAATCATGCCCATTTCAGTACTGTCTGATAACTACAGCTACCTTGTCATTGACGTGGCCTCGAGCGTTGCGGTGGTGGTAGACCCTGCAGACCCACAGACAGTTCAG GCAGTCCTTGAGGAAGAAGGGGTGATGTTAGAAGCGATCctctgcacacacaaacactg CCCACTGACAGACAAAGACTCCATAGACGTGGGCCGTATGCACTTCAAGGCACTGTtcacacctggacacacagtgGGTCATATGATCTACCTCCTGGATGGTCGTACCATAGGAGCCCCCTCCAGCCTGTTCTCAGGTGACCTGGTGTTCCTCTCTGGATGCG GGAGGATGTTTGAAGGCAGTGCCTTAACTATGCTGTCATCACTAGACACGGTCGGCTCCTTAAGTGATGAAACCCTCTTATGGCCTG GCCATGAGTATGCAGAGGACAACCTGATGTTTGCTGCCGAGGTGGAGCCCCACAACGCTGCCAGGGAAAACAAATATCAGTGGGTCCTACAACAGAGAGGTCAAAAGCTGTGTACG AGTCCCTCCACCATTGGAGAGGAAAAGGAGTACAACCCATTCCTGCGCATCCACTCCTCTGAGCTGCACCAGGCTTTGGGCCTCCAGCAGGACCAGGATGAGGACTGGACACTGTTCCGGGCTCGGGTCTTGGAGGAGCTGCGAAGGCGCAAGGATATTTACAAGGGCAGATAG